GCTTTTTCGTTCCCAAAACCGTCTGATTTAATTAAATGGATGATGTCACTTGTCATTGAAGATGGGGATATTGTAGCGGATTTCTTTTCTGGTTCGGGAACATTAGGCCATGCCGCGTTTAAAATGGCCAGTGAAGGAACTGCTAATCGGTTTATCATGGTTCAGTTGCCGGAGAATTTAGATGAATCAGTTTTAAACGCTACTGGTGATGCCAAAACGGCGATTGAACAAACTATTCAGGTCTTGGAAAAACTTGGGAAGCCGCATGCTCTGACTGAATTAGCGGAGGAGAGACTAAAGAGAGCGGGGCGGGTGGTGCAAGAGAACACAGAGAATGTGATTATTGATACTGGGTTCAAAGTGTTTGAGTTAGCTTCTTCAAATATTAAAAAGTGGAACGTTAATCGGCAAACTGATTTGTTGGATTTTAATGCAAAAAATTTAAAAGACAGCCGTTCTAATTTAGACTTAGTCTATGAAGTTCTGATTAAAGAAGGCCTAGATCTTTCTGCGAACATTGATGAAATATCAGTTGGTACGGGTTCCGTCTACAATGTTGAATATGGTTCTCTTTTTGTGGTTGTTGGTGAAATGTTGACAAGAGAAGTCGCAAACGTCATTTCACGTTTGAGGGAATATGCGGAGAAACAAGAAGACTTAATTGTGTCAAATGTGATTTTGTCCGACAATGCCTTTGTCAACACTGAGGAAAAGTTGAACTCGTTAGAAATCTTAAAAAATGCGGGATACGATATGTCTGAAATTAAGTCAATTTAGTGAGGAGCAAGTAAGTGAAAATAAGGTTTGATCAGCTTGCGTATCAGGATGATGCGGTTAATTCCGCTGTTAATATCTTTAGGGGACAAGAGATACGGCAAAACAACTTCACTGTTGTGGGCCCTGAAATGTTGGGACAGCAGCAAAATGATGTTGGTGTTGGAAATTCTTTAGGAGTATCTCGTAAGGTGTTGCTAGAAAACGTTAGAGAGATACAAATTACTAATGGAATTTCACCAATTGAGGCTATGCCCGTCGGATTTCCACAATTTAATGTGGAAATGGAAACTGGTACAGGTAAAACTTTTGTGTATTTCAAAACCATCTTGGAGTTACACAAGGTATATGGATTTACGAAGTTTGTCATCCTAGTGCCATCGGTTGCAATCCTTGAAGGTGTGCGCAAAACTTACGAAATAACGAAAGAATATTTTAAGTCTCAGTATGATGGTGAAGTGTTTAACACGTTTGTATATAATCCGGATAAACCTACTGAGGTTAGAAATTATGCTACATCAGCAACGATTAATATTATGATAATTAATATTCAAAAATTTAATCGTGATGATACTAAGTTCAAACAGCCGATGGAGAAATTGGAAGGTGTTGCACCCATTGATGTAGTGCAAAAAACTAATCCGATTCTTATAATTGATGAACCACAGTCAACAGATAACACTGAAAATGCAAAGGCCGCAATTCGAGACTTGCATCCATCCGTTGCGTTTAGGTACTCAGCAACTCACCGTGATAAGTCATACCCATTGATTTATCGTTTGGGGCCGGTTGAAGCATATGATCAAGAATTGGTTAAGCAAATTGTGGTTTCTTCTATTGAAGCTGATGCGGATGGAAATGAAGCATACATGCGCCTGATTAGTACGGACGCTAAGAAGCAAACTGCTAAACTGGGTGTCTACAAGTTTAAGAAGGGTGCTGCAGGTGAGCAGGCTGAAATCACAGTGAAGAAGGGTGATAATATCGCTCTAAAGACGAAGCTTAGTGTCTATGATGACTATGGCGACGTTCAGGATATCGACTTTACACGTGATGATGATCCAAACACACAGGCTGTACACTTTACAACTCACGAGTCGCTGACTATGGCATCTCAAAATATTCAGGATGAGAATGCTAAGCGTTTGCAAATTCGAAATACAATCCGGAATCACTTGAATAAGGAATTGTACTTGAATCCTAGGGGGATTAAAGTATTGAGTTTGTTCTTTATTGATGAGGTTGCGAAGTACCGTGCGTCACAAGATGAAGATGCGGAACTTGGTGAGTATGGTCGGTGGTTTGAGGAAGAATATGAGCGACTTATTGCTGAAGATACGTATAAAAATTTGCGTGATCGAGATGTGCAAGTGCGCGAAGTTCACAATGGTTATTTCTCAGTTGATGGAAAAACGGGAGCTTTCAAGAATTCTCGAGTAGACACTAAGGGGAATAATAAGGCAACTAAGGACGATGAATCTGCATATGAGACCATAATGAAGAATAAGGAAGGGTTGCTTACCTTTTACGATGAAGAAAAGGGTAATACTTCAAACGCCAATAAGCTGCGATTCATCTGGTCGCACTCAGCGTTGAAGGAAGGTTGGGATAATCCCAATGTGTTCCAAATTGCAACTCTGGTGGAAACGAAAGATACAATTACGAAGCGTCAAAAGATTGGTCGTGGATTGCGTATCGCGGTTAACCAAGATGGACAACGTGTTCCTGGTTTTGATGTGAACACGTTGACGGTGATGGCCAATGAGTCTTATGAGAAGTTTGCTACCGATCTTCAAAAAGAATATGAAGACGACGGTGTTGAATTTGGTAAGTTCGAAGACATCATCTTTACCAAAATCGAACGTACAGTGGTGGCTGAAGATGGTACTGAATCTACACGCCACTTGACGGTTGATGAGTCAACACAACTGGTTACCGAACTTGTTGATGCCGGTTACTTGTCATCAAATAGAAAGGCAACTTCAAAGTTGCAAGAAGCCGTTCAACGTCAAACAATTGAACTTAGTGATGAGTTTGGTGACGTTAAGGCTGAAGTTCTTCGAATTGCGGAGCATAATATGGGACGTGTACCGGTTAAGCGAGATATGCCGATTAAGGATGTCCCTGCAAAGTTGGATTTGATTAAAGATCCCAACTTCTTGGAGCTTTGGAATCATATTAACAAGAAGACAACTTACGAAATCCACTTTGATGAAGACCAATTTGTCAATTTAGCTGTAGCTCGACTTAAGCATGGTTCACCAATTAGTCGGGTGCAATATACAACGCGTATGGCATCAATTAAGCAGACCGATGGTGGAATTGTTTACGATGCCGAACAAGGTGATGGTACTCGTGAAACGGTTGCGAAGGCAGAATACGACTTGAGTAAGTTCGATATTTTGACTTATCTTCAAAATGAAACTGGCCTCACTCGTCGGATTATTGCACGCATTTTGAATGGTGCTGCTGATCGAGTTACTGCTGATTTCAAGATGAACCCAGTTGCGTACGAAGAGTACGTTGGCGACTTGTTGAATGAACTAAAAGAGAATCACATCGCTGAAAACATCGTTTACAAGATGACCGATGAAGAATGGGATGCTGAGTTATTCAAGTCTGAGCCTTTGCGCGGTGTTGTTGAAGGTGACACGCCAAACATGGTTTCGGTTAGTGATGATAAGACGCCATACGCATATGTACGTTACGACTCTAAGATTGAAAAGAAGTTCGCCGAATCGGCTAACCTGGACAATAACGTCAAGTACTTCATTAAGTTACCGTCTTGGTTTAATATTTCAACACCAACACGAAACTACAATCCCGACTGGGCAGTTCTCAGGGAAATTAATGGCGATAAGGTGATGCATTTTGTCGCTGAAACCAAGGGAACAATTGAATCAGAACTAGCACGACCTGAGCGTGTACGCATTCAATATGGTCGTAAACATTTCAAAGCTTTGAGGCGTGACGGTGTTGATGTTGAGTACCGTGTCGTTACAGATGAAAATCAATTATAATTTATATCACGCTGACCTATAGGGTCTATAATTAGTAATGACCCCTCAAAAAGACAATTAAAACAGCCCCCATTATCTACCGGTTAGATAATGGGGGCTGTTTTGTTGTTAAGTGATATAATAAACCATAAAAGAAGTTTAGAAATACGGTCCTGGTCATCAATAAATAAACAATTTATTTAATTAATTATTTAATTAATTATTTAATTTCAGAAAGGTATATATAAATCATGGCGCAACAAATTGTCCTACCCATCAAAGACTCCAACGTCTTAAAGATGGTACAAGATACACTTCTCGATAGTTTCTGTACTTCTTGGCATTTTAGAAAGGAAATCTTCTCATGAAAATTCTTGTTACCGGATTTGATCCCTTTGGCGACGATAAAATTAATCCTGCGATTGAAGCCGTGAAACGTTTGCCGGATGAAATTGCTGGGGCACAAATCGTTAAATTGGAAATTCCGACAAAGTTTAATGTTTCAGCCGATGTCGTTAAAGATGCTATTGCCAAAGAAAAGCCTGACTATGTGTTGAGCATTGGTCAGGCTGGTGGCCGGTTTGAACTCACGCCGGAGCGAGTTGCGATTAACTTGGATGACGGTCGGATTCAAGATAATGCCGGGTATCAGCCACTTAATCACACGATTCATGGCGATGGCGAGAATGCCTACTTTACCCAGTTACCAATTAAGGCCATGGCCAAAGCCATTCGGGAAGCTGGTGTTCCGTCAGCAGTCTCCAACACAGCAGGCACTTACGTCTGCAACCACATTTTTTATCAGGTACAGTATATGCTGGATAAGATGTTTCCCGATATTAAGGCCGGCTTCATGCATATTCCATTTTTGCCGGAACAGGTTGTCACTCGTCCGGAAACACCAGCGTTGTCATTGGACGATGATGTTTTAGGCATCACTGCCGCTATCAAGGCCATCGTGTCCCGTGACGGCAAAGGCGATATCGAAACGATTGAAGGCAAGGATCACTAAAAGCCTGTTTAGTGTTTTTGCAGAACAGCTGAATTTTAGATATGCTTTGGTAGATTATTGTAAAATTAATCCGAACGCTGTTCGGACGAAAAAGACCAGCTTCCTTTAAAATGGTGTTTACCACAACCCATTTTTAGGAGCTGATCTTTTGTCTAGTATAACCTATTCAGAATGAATTAAAATCGAAACTTTTTGTGAGCTAGGTCTGTCCAATACCCAAGTGGCTGATCGGTTAAATCCATATTCAAAATATTAACTTTGACATTTTCTTTAAACAACTCTTGGATAATGGCTAACGCCTCGCGCGTGTTCCGCGCAAACCGATCCAACTTAGTGACAATCAAAGTATCGCCTGTTTTTAGAACGCGCAACAGTTTTTGAAACTCCGGTCGTTCAGTAGTTGTGCCGGTAAACTTTTCTTGAAAGATTTTTTCTGCTCCTGCAAATTTTAGTAACTCAATTTGATTTGCTAATTTTTCATCAGTGGTACTGACCCGCGCATAGCCATATTTCATCTTTTTATCTCATTACTTATGTCATTAAGTAATGAAACGGATCTAACCCTTTAATTATTGACTTATAAGCAGCTTCCAAAAAAACTTTCACAAAGTCTTTGGAAGCCTTATTTTAATACTCATTTTTCAAAATTTCACAAGCGTTCGAGTTTTAGACCAATTGGTATTTTGGAGTATGCTATACTAGTTACAGCAAACAAGTTAAGATGGTGGCTATCCCGAATGGAGGTGGTGCTTATGGTGTAACAGCTAGAAGCCCAGATTCTAGGAAAGGAGATGCCTAGTGTCCGTATCGGATGCATTACAGCTAATGATTAGCTTTGGAATGTTTATTCTATCGTTAATTACTTTAGTTGTTGTGTTGATCAAAAACAGCGCAAAAAAATAACCATTCTTAGCTTTGGATGAGCGAATGGTTATTAGTTTAACTTAAAGCTTAGCCACCGTCGAAACGGGTTTGCTAGGAGTCGTAGTTAGCGCTACGGCTCTTTTCTATGTCTTTATTATAGCATAGCTTTTTCTTTTGTCACAAATTTAATGTTTTGTTCGCTTGCTTAAACGAACGCTTGTTCGTATAATGAATTATACACAATTGTTTTTGGAGGTTGCTGATGGAAAACGCAATCACAACTGAATATGATTATAGCAAAGAAAACCGTGGCGTGTTCTTCCTAATTGATTCAAAAAGTTTCTACGCCAGTATTGAAAATGTTGAGCGAGGCTTTAATCCATTAAAAAGTGATTTAGTCGTGATGTCTGAACAAGCAAACACTAATGGTGGTTTAGTTCTAGCGGCCTCACCAACAGCTAAGAAGGACTTAGGAATTAGTAATGTGATGCGCCAGCGTGATTTACCTGATGTGCATGGCTTGTTTATCGCACACCCTAGGATGAATAATTATATTGCTGAAAACCTAAAAATCAATAATATTTATCGTCAATATACCGATGATATTAATTTGCTGCCGTACTCGATTGATGAGTCTATTTTAGACGTAACCCACTCTTGGCGGTTGTTTGGTAAAACTCCTGAGGAAGTAGCTTTTAAAATTCAAAAGCAAGTTAGAGCAGAAACAGGTGTCTATTTAACGGTCGGTATTGGTGACACGCCTGTGCTCGCTAAAATAGCCTTAGACATTGAAGCAAAGCACACTAGAAACCTGACGGGTGTTTGGCACTATGAGGATGTGCCGACAAAATTATGGCCCATTACGAAACTTGATGATGTCTGGAGTATTGGCTCCCGTACGGCACACAAACTTGAAGTGATGGGTATCCATTCAATGTACGACTTAGCGCATCAGGATCCTTATCTATTTAGAGCAAAGATGGGGTTAGTGGGTGAGCAATTGTTTGCCTTATCTTGGGGCATTGATCGTACTGATATGACTGAGGTGGTCGTGCCTAAAAGCAAATCATACAGTAATTCTCAGGTATTACCGCGTGATTATAAACGAAAAGAAGAGATTGAGATTGTTGTTCGTGAAATGGCTGATCAAGTGGCTACCAGGATCAGAGCACATAAGAAACAAACTTGTTTGGTTAGCTTGTTCATCGGGTATTCTTTTTCCGAAAGTGAACGCCAGGGAAGTCATGGTTTTAGAAAACAACAAAGAATTGATCCCACTAATGATACCCACAAACTAATGGCAATTATGGTGGCTTTGTTTGAAAAGCATTGGCATGGTGAAGTGATTCGCAATATTGGGATTGATTATGGCGGGTTAATTGAGGACACTGGCGTACAGCTTGACCTCTTTGAACAACCAGAAAAATCAATTAAATCCAACAAGATTGATCAAGTTGTTGATGAAATTCGAAAACGGTTTGGCACCACAGCCCTGATGCGGGCAATGTCCAAAGAAAAAGGCGGTACGGCGATTAACCGTGCCAGCCTTGTTGGTGGTCATAACGGAGGTAACAGCTATGAGTGATGCAGAATTTAGTAAGATGATTAACAATTACTTTCAAAACGACTATCGCGAGCGTGGTAAGGTGAAGTGGAATGGCTATTTTCTGTCAGACCATACCTCAGCTTTAAAACGTGAAGCACAGACCAAAAATGCCGTACCTGTTAAATTACCAATGATGTCCTTAACGGCTTGTCAAAATATCTTGCGTCATGCCGCAGCGAATTATGAATTTGTGACTGTACAACAAAATATTGAGGACACGGACGGTCACTTAGTACCTAACCTAACAGGTTTGGTCGATGGTTTTTCTGACTTGGGTGTATATGTGCAAGAGACCTATATTGCCTTTGAAAATATTAGAGCGGTGGTGAAAGAAGAATGAATCAAATTGATGCTATCATTGTTGATATTAAAAAAATGTTTGCTAAGCAACCTAACACAATCTATGAAGTAAGGGTGGTCGATCAGATATACTCAAAGAAGGTCAATATTTTCTTTGAATACTATAAAATTGGCAAAGCAACACACTCACAACAAATTGCTCGCTTAGACAGTGAGTACAGAGAACAGATACCTGAAATCATTGCTAAAATACGCAAAGAAACGGGCTTAACAGTTAACACTAATATTTAAACAAAGGGGGTTACAAATGATAATTGATGAACATAGACAATGGCTAATAAATTTTTATAAACAACGTGAATGGTATCAGTATTCACCCTTTATCCGACTCAATTTTTTGATGGAAGAAGTTGGTGAGCTGGCACAAACAGTGCGAGCCATTGAACTGGGGCGTGATCATCCCGGTGAAACATCACAAACACCTACGGAGCTTAATGAGCATCTCAAAGAAGAATTAGCCGATGTTTTAGACCAGGTTTTGATTTTGAGTGATAAATATCATTTAGATGTCGACGAACTAATTGTTCAAGGTGAAACCAAATTAAAAAAGCGCTTTCATGAAGACTAAGAATTCATGCTATAATGATAGGCGTAAATGATACCAGTGGCATTTACAACGCGCTTAACCATTGGGTACCAAATGTTATAGTTCGGTAAAAGCTCTGATTATTCAGGGCTTTTTATTTTGTTATGAATTGTGATGACGCGTCCAGTATATCATTAGTGCTAATACAAGTGAAAGAATGAGAATAATTAGCACCAGCATCGCTAAGACACTTTTGATGCCAAAAGCAATAGCTAGACTTATCAAAATAATAAGTGGTAAATAAAAGTACCAATACGAAATCAAATGACCAACAAATAGGATGCTCAAATACAGGATGGTGCCAATGATGTGGCCGAACAGCCAAAATAGAAACATTGCTAATAAACATAAACAAAAAAATAACATGATTTTATGCTCCTATTCAGATAGTTTTGTCAGACAGAGAGAAAAAAGCTCCTTTGTCACTGAAGGATAGTTCAATAGATTCTTAATACCAAAATGCGTTTGCGTATAAGCGCAGACCAAATAACCAAAATACCAATCATGACCTGATTCACTCAGACCTTCTGGGTGGTCAACAAAAAGACGTTGCAGACGCTTTAAAATACGCGGACCAAAAATAGCATCGTCAAAGATTGCTTGTGCTAAACCTGGGTAGATATATTGGCCATTGCTTTCTAAAATGACTGATCCTTTAACATCAGTAGTGGTAGACAATGATTTAGTTGTGAGTTTTGACATGAGTTTTCTCCTTATGGGACAGGTGACCGGTATCAATCCAGCTACGCGTCGCTTTATAAGCGGACTGCTTGAAAGCCGAGCAAGCTAAGACATAAAAGCCAGCCAGGGTGAGCAAGACATACAGCATCGTGCCATTGAGGACCATTAATAAAATATCCCAACTGATAATTGTTGCGGCAATAGTAGTGATAACCTTGGTAATTCGATTCATAGTAGTTCTCCTTGATTATGTACGCACCAGGCAGAAACTTTTTCCTGTCGGCCCTGCCTGTGATTGGTGTGTTATTTCGTTTTGACGAAGAACATGGGGACACAAGCAGCACAGAATACAAGGGTGAGCGTAGCGAATTTACGAAGCCCTTGTATTCTGTGCTAGTGCTTGTTGCTGTGGTATCATCACCACAGCTTACAAGTCACTGGTTGTGGCACAATGTTTGACTTAAAGCGAAGTGGCACCCAAGAGCTTGGCAGGATAAGCGTAGCGTGTTTGATCCCGCTTGCGGGTCTGGGGAACACGGCAAAAAATTTTTACCGCTCATCATCTTCACGCGCAATCATAATCACACCGACTAGGTAATATAAAATATAGACCAGCATGGCAATTAGCATGAGAAGTTTAAAAACGAATACACCCATAAGCACACACTCCTATCTGTGATTAAAATTCCTCGTAGTCCGTGGTCTCTTGTTTGTACTCCGCACTGATTTCACGTAAATCTAAATCATCTGCTCCTAAAATCACTTTTTCGTCAAAATAGTGACATTTACCAATTTCAACAGCTTGTGTCAGTTTCTGTTCATCTGTGAGTGTATCAGGGACATTAACTGCCACTGTTTTAACCAATGTTTTCATATATTTAACGTTGACGATTGCCATATTATTCTCCTTAAATTGTGGTTCTTAGGGTAACGTGTTTACCCTCAGCCAATTCTTCCATGATAAATGCGCTTAATCGCAGTGCTTCATCATCTGATAAATCTATTTCACCCGAGTCATTGCTTGTGGACTCACTGATGTGAATTTCACTCCCGCCCATAGGGAATTCATCAGACCATGAAAAGTAACGTATGGCTATATTTTCAATCACTTCATCATTCATTGTCATTAGTCTCCTGTTGGTTTTGCGTGTAATAGGTGAGTCCGTTTTCTTCAACTTGATTGAAGATTTGGACAAAGTCCTTATCAAGGATATTTTTCTTTTTGTTCAATTCAAATTGTGACCAAGTAAATTCCATTGCTTGATATTGACTGGGAGTAATACTGCTAGGCTTTACTTTGGTATCAAGGCAGAGCATAGCTTGATAAAACAACTTTGGGCTTTCTTTTTGCAAAGCTTGCAAGGTGTTGAAAATGGTGTTAACTAATGAAACACTAACGCTAGCTTCAACCATTTCTTCAAAGCCTTTACTTAATTGCGCTTTATAGTGACTAGTTGGCACTTTGGTCTCATTAAACAAATAAGTCATGTTTGTTATTTCTTGTGCCATTTTGGCAATTGGTAATTTACTAAAATCATCATAGAATTGCTTTGTCATTATTTTTTCTCCAGTTCATCAACATTGACTAATTTAATATTGTTGCCGTATTTGGTGGTTAAAAAGGCAAACGTGTCTTTCAAAATATAATCTGTAGAACGATTAGCGCCATAGATTTGTAAATAAATTGGGTAGCCATGCGTGAGAACAACTTGCTTATCAGTTGAGGCATAACGCACGGTATGACCGCTGTTGCGAATGAGTTGATAATAAACTTCCATCAGAAATAAACCTTTCCAAAACTTTTTCCTGTTGGCAATCGCTCCAATTGAGCTGGTTGCGTCGTGACGGGTAACAATTGGCATGATGACCAAAGAAACACAAGGATTGCGCAGCAACTTGCCACGTCCTTGTGTTTCTTTGTAGAGACTGTTTGGCGCTTGCGCCTTACAGACTCTTTATCATGCGATTGTGAAAACGGCACAGAGCAAACAGAACAATTTGGTGCGATGCGAACGGAAGTGAGCCTTTTGAACCCCCAATTAACTTTACTGGTGTGGTATCAACCACGCCTGTCAAGTTAATGATCAGGGGGACTGGGGAAGGGCTATGACTAAAAAATAGTCATGGCTTTTTTTATTGAGATATTGACTGAACAATAGCGTCAAGAATTGTATCAATTGAAACACTCGCTAGAATGTCGCCATAATCTTTGAAGTAAGTCCCGTTATGTCTCGCTAGACCATTACTAGCCACGGTTATTTCATCACCATTTTTGAGAGTTGCAATCATCACACCATTGGTAGTGATTAGCTTATTTACAATTTCAAATGGGTTAGTTTCTGTCATTTTGTTGCTCCTTTTCTGATTTTGGTGAGTGATAGTCTGGATTGTGTAGCCACCAGTCATTCATGATTTTAAACAACTTTTTACGAATGGTTGCTGCACTGGCTTTTGGGTTGCCACATACTAGTGCCGTCACATCTTTATCAAAAACAGGATTTGACAATGGATATTCTGCAAACCGCAATGAGAAGAAATAGTCATGATCACTGTCATTGTAGTCATTACGATACGCCTGCAAGCGAATTGGTTTGAATTGTTTGTCGCAATCCCGCCAGCTCAGTAATTCTGCAGTTATTGAAATATTTTGTTCAATCATCATATAGTCAGTTATCAATCCTTGATGAGGTTCATACCATGCCATAGTGTCTCCTTTACATCCAATCGGGTCTTTCATCACCATCAATACTGCCGTGAATATGATTTACTAGAATTTCGTTTGTGACCGTGATGTTGTTGTCTGCGACGTAGCCAATTGTTAATCTATCAAATTTCTCATTTAGATGTTGATGGTGTACCCAATTGTTGTTGACGGGGTAGTAAAGTCCTAGCTCGGATAGCTCATCTTCCAGCCCCGACCAAACATTAGCCGTCAAATCGTCTTCATCATAGCTTTTAGCTTCATAAACAAGTTCTACGGCTTGAATAGCACAGCTAGGAATGAGTGCCATTGCTGGATTTTGTAAGTAGGTTTCCATTCTAATAATTTTGATATTCATTTTTATATTTCTCCTGATTATTTAAACTGATTTTCTGCAAATGAGTAATAATCATCAGTTGTAACAATAAAATGGTCATTAACTGGTACTTGTAATAGCTGACCAATCTCGCTTAGCTTTTGTGTTAAGGCAATATCTTCTTGTGAGGGAAGTAAATGACCACTGGGGTGATTATGCGCAAGAATGATACTACTGGCGTTATTTAAGAGCGCTATTTGAAACACTTCCCTAGGGGATACAACAATACTGGAAATTTGTCCTATGGCAATCGTGTCTGAGGCGATAACGTCTAATTGAGAATTCAAGCTCATGACAATCAACCGTTCTTGCAATTGACGCCCAATTTGATGTTTGAGGTAATTACCGACTTCAACCGCTGATTTAGCAGTAAAGTCTACACTGACATCTCTCAGTTGAAAACCTGAATTTGTGACTGTGATATTAGACATAAACTTGTCCTCCTGTTGGCCTGTTTTGTGACCAATTTATTCTTATTGCGTTGTGAACGGACAAACTAAAACAAGCCAGGGCGGGTTTGCAAAGCTCGCGTAGCGACACGTAGTGCTTGGCCTTGCAAATTTAGCCCAAATCTTTGGACTTTAGTCCTTAGATTTGCTTGGCTTGTTAGAGTTTTGGTAGTCACAAAAGCAAGAATAGATGGTGCATAACAGTCAGCAGGAAGGAAAGCCATCACATTTAAACGGTTTGAAAATCGTTTGAATGTGATGGCTTTTTTTGAACCCCCAATTAACTTTACTGGTGTGGTCTCAACCACGCCTGTCAAGTTCATGATTAGGGGGACTGGGAGATTTGTGTTGTCTCAGGAAAAACCATTTACTTTTATGAAGTTATTTAAAAGGTTGATATATTGGCCCTATATTAAACAAAAAGGGAGCTACAAAATGGCTAAAAAAACGATTGACCAACAAATTAAAGAAAAGCAAACACGTTTGGATGAACTAGATTTACAGGCAAAAGCAATTCAAGACGAAAAACGCGCGATCAAAAAAGACATCAAACAACTTAATGATGCCCTTGTGGCTGAATTGGGACGGTCACTGTTAGCCAAAATGAACTTGGAAACAGATGATATTGACCAGG
The Leuconostoc suionicum genome window above contains:
- a CDS encoding restriction endonuclease — encoded protein: MKIRFDQLAYQDDAVNSAVNIFRGQEIRQNNFTVVGPEMLGQQQNDVGVGNSLGVSRKVLLENVREIQITNGISPIEAMPVGFPQFNVEMETGTGKTFVYFKTILELHKVYGFTKFVILVPSVAILEGVRKTYEITKEYFKSQYDGEVFNTFVYNPDKPTEVRNYATSATINIMIINIQKFNRDDTKFKQPMEKLEGVAPIDVVQKTNPILIIDEPQSTDNTENAKAAIRDLHPSVAFRYSATHRDKSYPLIYRLGPVEAYDQELVKQIVVSSIEADADGNEAYMRLISTDAKKQTAKLGVYKFKKGAAGEQAEITVKKGDNIALKTKLSVYDDYGDVQDIDFTRDDDPNTQAVHFTTHESLTMASQNIQDENAKRLQIRNTIRNHLNKELYLNPRGIKVLSLFFIDEVAKYRASQDEDAELGEYGRWFEEEYERLIAEDTYKNLRDRDVQVREVHNGYFSVDGKTGAFKNSRVDTKGNNKATKDDESAYETIMKNKEGLLTFYDEEKGNTSNANKLRFIWSHSALKEGWDNPNVFQIATLVETKDTITKRQKIGRGLRIAVNQDGQRVPGFDVNTLTVMANESYEKFATDLQKEYEDDGVEFGKFEDIIFTKIERTVVAEDGTESTRHLTVDESTQLVTELVDAGYLSSNRKATSKLQEAVQRQTIELSDEFGDVKAEVLRIAEHNMGRVPVKRDMPIKDVPAKLDLIKDPNFLELWNHINKKTTYEIHFDEDQFVNLAVARLKHGSPISRVQYTTRMASIKQTDGGIVYDAEQGDGTRETVAKAEYDLSKFDILTYLQNETGLTRRIIARILNGAADRVTADFKMNPVAYEEYVGDLLNELKENHIAENIVYKMTDEEWDAELFKSEPLRGVVEGDTPNMVSVSDDKTPYAYVRYDSKIEKKFAESANLDNNVKYFIKLPSWFNISTPTRNYNPDWAVLREINGDKVMHFVAETKGTIESELARPERVRIQYGRKHFKALRRDGVDVEYRVVTDENQL
- the pcp gene encoding pyroglutamyl-peptidase I — encoded protein: MKILVTGFDPFGDDKINPAIEAVKRLPDEIAGAQIVKLEIPTKFNVSADVVKDAIAKEKPDYVLSIGQAGGRFELTPERVAINLDDGRIQDNAGYQPLNHTIHGDGENAYFTQLPIKAMAKAIREAGVPSAVSNTAGTYVCNHIFYQVQYMLDKMFPDIKAGFMHIPFLPEQVVTRPETPALSLDDDVLGITAAIKAIVSRDGKGDIETIEGKDH
- a CDS encoding Y-family DNA polymerase, with the translated sequence MENAITTEYDYSKENRGVFFLIDSKSFYASIENVERGFNPLKSDLVVMSEQANTNGGLVLAASPTAKKDLGISNVMRQRDLPDVHGLFIAHPRMNNYIAENLKINNIYRQYTDDINLLPYSIDESILDVTHSWRLFGKTPEEVAFKIQKQVRAETGVYLTVGIGDTPVLAKIALDIEAKHTRNLTGVWHYEDVPTKLWPITKLDDVWSIGSRTAHKLEVMGIHSMYDLAHQDPYLFRAKMGLVGEQLFALSWGIDRTDMTEVVVPKSKSYSNSQVLPRDYKRKEEIEIVVREMADQVATRIRAHKKQTCLVSLFIGYSFSESERQGSHGFRKQQRIDPTNDTHKLMAIMVALFEKHWHGEVIRNIGIDYGGLIEDTGVQLDLFEQPEKSIKSNKIDQVVDEIRKRFGTTALMRAMSKEKGGTAINRASLVGGHNGGNSYE
- a CDS encoding MazG nucleotide pyrophosphohydrolase domain-containing protein; translation: MIIDEHRQWLINFYKQREWYQYSPFIRLNFLMEEVGELAQTVRAIELGRDHPGETSQTPTELNEHLKEELADVLDQVLILSDKYHLDVDELIVQGETKLKKRFHED
- a CDS encoding JAB domain-containing protein — translated: MSNITVTNSGFQLRDVSVDFTAKSAVEVGNYLKHQIGRQLQERLIVMSLNSQLDVIASDTIAIGQISSIVVSPREVFQIALLNNASSIILAHNHPSGHLLPSQEDIALTQKLSEIGQLLQVPVNDHFIVTTDDYYSFAENQFK